One genomic segment of Helicobacter enhydrae includes these proteins:
- a CDS encoding DHH family phosphoesterase has translation MQVYHLSHIDLDGYGAQYIAKHFFGNITFFNANYGKEIQVRLNEIFDLIKAQKPSKALLLITDLNLTPEESILLQDEIAQLKIQGIDITLKLLDHHISGEESAKKFHWYFLDTSRSATQITFDTLSTSYPLLDSSTAEYLANLTSMINCVDLWKKEAKQFELGKVMMGIIAQLKDPTRTMFDTQNRAIKFFFLDALQDIINLPNAEVTLDNQFYQLKKQAFGGDPLTQTMDNILADYLVTLLEANKDSYLITYQDKKGLLTYGLGSTSVIGNQFLCQNSDFDFFIDINMRGNLSLRANNRCDVSQIAAQCFNGGGHKNASGGKLDSFKESFFYEDIRNQIQETLKERE, from the coding sequence ATGCAAGTCTATCACCTCTCCCATATCGATTTGGATGGATATGGTGCTCAATACATTGCCAAACATTTCTTTGGCAATATCACTTTCTTCAATGCCAACTATGGCAAAGAAATCCAAGTGCGTCTCAATGAAATCTTTGATCTCATCAAAGCCCAAAAACCTAGCAAAGCCCTTCTACTCATCACAGACCTAAATCTCACACCTGAAGAATCCATCCTCCTCCAAGATGAGATCGCTCAGCTCAAAATTCAAGGCATTGACATCACTCTCAAATTGCTAGACCACCATATCAGTGGCGAAGAAAGTGCGAAAAAATTCCATTGGTATTTTTTGGACACCTCACGCAGTGCCACCCAAATCACTTTTGACACCCTGAGCACATCTTATCCATTGCTAGATTCTTCGACTGCTGAATATCTTGCCAATCTAACCTCAATGATTAATTGCGTAGATTTGTGGAAAAAAGAGGCAAAACAATTTGAACTTGGCAAAGTGATGATGGGGATCATCGCCCAGCTCAAAGACCCGACACGCACGATGTTTGACACACAGAATCGAGCAATCAAGTTTTTTTTCCTTGACGCACTTCAAGACATCATCAATCTCCCAAATGCCGAAGTGACGCTAGATAATCAATTTTATCAACTCAAAAAACAAGCCTTTGGCGGAGATCCACTCACACAAACGATGGATAACATTTTGGCAGACTATCTTGTCACCCTATTGGAAGCAAACAAAGACAGCTATCTCATCACCTATCAAGACAAAAAAGGACTTCTCACCTATGGGCTAGGCTCAACAAGCGTGATTGGCAATCAATTCTTATGCCAAAATAGCGATTTTGATTTTTTTATCGACATCAATATGCGTGGCAATCTTAGTTTGCGTGCCAACAACCGATGCGATGTCAGCCAAATAGCAGCACAATGCTTCAATGGCGGAGGACACAAAAATGCTTCAGGTGGGAAGCTTGATAGTTTCAAAGAAAGTTTTTTCTATGAAGACATTAGAAATCAGATTCAAGAAACCTTAAAGGAGAGAGAATGA
- a CDS encoding phosphatase PAP2 family protein: protein MRIVGLILACLLLQSHLNARGKFEQFGDIFKLMPLYVGVASIAIEDWKGLWQLALATGVTQLTTEGIKALDEKIARNGNESKMLWARRPGFDDFKGMPSGHSAGAFSGAAFVYYRYGWKASIAPLVLATLTAASRVYANKHSILQVSAGALIAWGYAYLFTTPYQPQICVTPEIGEDSQGGKKVALNLSYQF from the coding sequence ATGAGAATTGTTGGTTTGATTCTGGCTTGTCTGCTTTTGCAGAGCCATTTGAATGCACGAGGCAAATTTGAGCAATTTGGGGATATTTTCAAACTAATGCCTTTGTATGTTGGGGTGGCAAGTATTGCGATTGAGGATTGGAAAGGGCTGTGGCAACTCGCACTTGCTACAGGGGTGACGCAACTCACCACAGAGGGGATCAAAGCCCTAGATGAGAAAATAGCACGCAATGGCAATGAAAGCAAAATGCTGTGGGCGAGGCGTCCGGGGTTTGATGACTTCAAAGGAATGCCAAGCGGTCATTCTGCAGGAGCGTTTTCAGGAGCGGCTTTTGTGTATTATCGTTATGGGTGGAAAGCTTCTATCGCTCCTCTTGTTTTGGCAACTTTGACTGCAGCTTCGCGTGTGTATGCAAACAAGCATTCGATTTTGCAGGTGAGTGCAGGTGCGTTAATCGCGTGGGGGTATGCTTATTTATTCACAACTCCCTATCAGCCTCAAATCTGTGTGACACCAGAAATCGGAGAGGATTCTCAAGGGGGCAAAAAAGTCGCCCTTAATTTGTCCTATCAGTTTTAG
- a CDS encoding fluoride efflux transporter FluC, producing MLYFWIGLGSAVGGIMRYLVLMYLPWNSLWALLCVNVLGSFLFGFLVQCMQTEELRLALLVGFLGSFTTFSTFSYEVLMLFLNGRCVLGGLYVLLSLGLSLGAVWGGVLLGPKTL from the coding sequence ATGTTGTATTTTTGGATTGGGCTAGGCAGTGCGGTTGGTGGGATTATGCGTTATTTGGTTTTGATGTATCTGCCTTGGAATTCTTTGTGGGCTTTGTTGTGTGTGAATGTGCTAGGGAGTTTTTTGTTTGGCTTTTTGGTGCAGTGTATGCAGACTGAAGAGTTGAGACTAGCTCTCCTTGTGGGATTTCTAGGCTCTTTTACGACATTTAGCACCTTTAGCTATGAAGTTTTGATGCTTTTTTTGAATGGGCGTTGCGTGTTGGGTGGATTGTATGTCCTCTTGAGTTTGGGGTTGTCTCTAGGGGCGGTTTGGGGAGGAGTCTTGTTGGGACCCAAAACGCTCTAG
- a CDS encoding cation:proton antiporter encodes MEFLPFAILAIFIALAPIVSGITKIPIVVVEMLLGALVTYFNLSPNMPSVQHTAEIGFLILMFLCGLEVDLKTFATLTKSLLRRVLMYFCLLYGISISLVIYFKLSPIYIATFPIMGVGMIMTLVREYGKEQPWLNLALRVAVLGELLSICVLVVLNGAYTYGLSQELYQTLGVLVLFLLFTALVFKCFKILFWWFPFLKVIIIPNQEGETRDLRFGAMLFFILISIVHLLDLEVVLGAFIAGMIISTFFGSNRQLHEKLNFIGFGFFVPFFFVYVGTTLDLKALFADPKIIKQALYILGTMIAIRSVSAWIAFRSYFNNAKHLVLYALSDAMPLTFLVATATLGLNLEIITHQTYYAFVLAAMIEGISFMILIKLIFYFWKQPTTAKRPIDN; translated from the coding sequence ATGGAATTTTTACCCTTTGCCATTTTAGCCATTTTTATTGCCCTAGCTCCGATTGTCAGTGGTATCACCAAGATTCCCATCGTGGTTGTCGAGATGCTTCTAGGAGCACTTGTCACATACTTCAATCTCTCTCCAAATATGCCATCAGTCCAGCACACTGCAGAGATTGGATTCTTGATTTTGATGTTTTTGTGTGGGCTTGAAGTGGATCTCAAAACTTTTGCCACACTCACCAAAAGCCTTTTGCGTCGCGTATTGATGTATTTTTGTTTGCTTTATGGGATCTCTATCTCTCTTGTGATATATTTCAAGCTCTCCCCTATCTACATTGCTACATTTCCGATAATGGGTGTTGGTATGATTATGACACTCGTGCGTGAATACGGCAAAGAGCAACCTTGGCTAAATCTCGCACTGAGAGTCGCCGTGCTTGGGGAACTGCTAAGTATCTGCGTGCTTGTCGTGCTAAATGGTGCCTACACCTATGGCTTGAGTCAAGAACTCTACCAAACCTTGGGGGTTTTGGTCTTGTTTTTGCTTTTTACAGCACTTGTTTTCAAATGCTTCAAAATTTTGTTTTGGTGGTTTCCATTTCTCAAAGTGATTATCATCCCAAATCAAGAGGGAGAAACTCGCGATTTACGCTTTGGTGCGATGCTCTTTTTTATCCTTATTAGCATTGTGCATCTTTTGGATTTGGAAGTTGTGCTTGGGGCATTTATCGCAGGAATGATCATCTCTACTTTCTTTGGAAGCAATCGCCAACTCCACGAGAAGCTCAATTTCATCGGGTTTGGATTTTTTGTGCCATTTTTCTTTGTCTATGTAGGCACGACTCTTGATCTCAAGGCTTTGTTTGCAGATCCAAAAATCATCAAACAAGCACTCTATATTCTAGGCACAATGATTGCGATCCGCTCTGTGTCTGCTTGGATTGCTTTTAGGAGTTATTTTAACAATGCCAAACATCTAGTTTTGTATGCCCTTAGCGATGCGATGCCTTTGACATTTTTGGTCGCCACAGCGACACTAGGACTCAATCTTGAAATCATCACACACCAAACCTACTATGCCTTTGTCCTTGCTGCGATGATTGAGGGGATTAGCTTTATGATTTTAATCAAGTTGATTTTTTATTTTTGGAAACAACCCACCACAGCAAAACGCCCTATAGACAACTAG